The Rhodanobacteraceae bacterium genomic sequence AGCGGAAGCAGGCTCGGGAAGCACTCGACAACCGGTTGCGTGACCACGGCAAGTCGCACGCACAGTTGATCATTGGCGTGTTCGCCGAAGCCACCGGAGGAAAACGTTATCCGCGTGACTGGTGGCAGCGCTTCATCGCCGAGGTGCGCGCGCATTACCCCGACTGCGCCTTCTTCGAGATCCTGCCGCCGGATGGCCAGCCGCGGCTCGCGCTGGATCTGCCGACCTATTCCTCGCGCAACCCGCGCGAAGTCGCGGCGATGATCTCCGCCATGACGTGCTTCGTGAGCGCCGATTGCGGAGTCATGCATCTCGCCAGCGCCAGCGGCACGCCGACCCTCGGCCTGTTCTCGGTGACGGAAGTGCCGAAATACGAACCTTACGGCCGCGGCAGCCGGGCGCTGGTCACCAACGGGAAAACTCCGGAAGAAATTGCTCAGCTTGTCAGTGCGTACATTGAAACCTTGCCCGCCGCCACCGCCCGCGGTTGCGATCCGCCGCTTCCGCAAGGGAATCGAAAGGAGCGTCCGGCAGACTGCGGCCCTGAACCCGCCACGGTCGTCATCGACCCTCAACAAGCCGGATCCCACGCATGATTCTCGTCACCGGCGGCGCCGGGTTCATCGGTTCCAACATCGTTGCCGCGCTATCTGCGCGCGGCGTGCTGGTGGCGGTGTGCGACTTCTTCGGCGACGAAGGCAAATGGCGGAACCTTGCCAAGTCCGAGTTGTGCGACATCGTGCATCCGGAGCGGCTGGACGCGTGGCTGGAACAACACGCGGACCGGCTGGACGCCGTGGTCCACATGGGCGCGGTTTCCGCCACCGATGCCACCGATGCCGACCTGGTATTGCGCACGAACTTCGGACTGTCGTGGCAGCTCTGGCAATGGTGCGCGCGGCACGGCAAACGATTCCTGTATGCGTCGTCCGCGGCGACCTACGGCGGCGGCCAGCTGGGTTACGACGATGACGGATCACCGGCGGCGCTCGCCAAACTGCGACCGCTGAACCTGTACGGCTGGAGCAAGCACCTGTTCGACCGCCGCGTCGCACGCGCGGTGGCGGACGGCGAAGCGCTGCCCGCGCAGTGGGCCGGCCTCAAGTTCTTCAACGTCTATGGGCCCAACGAATACCACAAGGGCAAGATGCAGAGCGTGGTCGCGCATGCCTATCCCGTGGCCGCCGCGGGCAACGAGGTGGGGTTGTTCAAGTCGTACCGCGACGGCATCGCGGACGGCGAGCAGAAGCGTGACTTCATTTTCGTGGACGACTGCGTCGATGTGGTGCTGTGGCTGCTCGATCACCCGGCCGTCAACGGATTGTTCAACGTCGGCACCGGCCAAGCGCGCAGCTTCGCCGACCTGATCCGCGCGCTGTTCGCGGCGCTCGATCGCCCGGTACGCATCCGCTACAAGGACATGCCGGACGCGATCCGCGACCACTACCAGTACTTCACGCAGGCGCGGATGACGCGCCTGCGCGAAGCCGGCTTCACGCAACCCTTCAAGCCGATCGAGGAAGGGGTGCGGATTTACGTCCAGCAGTACCTGTCGCAAGCCGACAGCTACCGCTGATTCCATTTCCACTTCGTCAGTCACTTTTGCATCACGACCCAAAAGCCACGTCGCTTCAAATGTCGTCATTCCCGCGTAGGCGGGAATCCAGTGCCTTTGCCGTGTTTTGCTGAAAGTCACTGGGTCCCCGCCTTCGCGGGGACGACGAGCTGTTCTTTGTCTATCGATGGAAATGCAATCAGAAATCGCCATGTCATTCTCGGCAAGACACGTGATCCTCGACCGCGACGGCGTCCTCAACGTCGAACGGAGCGACGGCGGCTACATCGAGGACTGGTCGCAATGGCGCTGGACACCCGGCGCGCTCGAAGGACTCGGCATGCTGGGCGCTGCTGGCGTGCACCTGTCCATTGCCACCAACCAGGCCGGTGTCGGACGCGGATTGATCTCGCGCGAAACGCTCGATGCCATCCATCGCCACATGCTCGACGAAGCGGCGCAGGCGGGCGCAGTCATCCAGCAGGTGTTCGTGTGTCCGCACGCGCCCGAAGACGGTTGTGCGTGTCGCAAGCCGGCTCCGGGATTGCTCTTGAGTGCGATCAACGCCGCCGGAATCCCGGCGAATGCCACCATCGTGGTGGGCGACGATCTCCGCGATCTGGAAGCCGCACGGGCCGCCTGCGTGGCTGCCGTGCTGGTGCGCACGGGCAAGGGCCGCCTGGCCGAAGCGGCCGCCGCGCGCGCCGGTGTGCCCGTGTTCGACGACCTGCGTGCATTCGCATTGGCATTCGTTGCCCCATCGCGGCTCGTGTTCGAAGGAACCCCATGACGGTCCAGGCGATCTTTGCGGAACACGACGCGGTGATGCGCGAATCCGCCGCGCTGCTGGCGCAACCCCTCGATGAGGCCATCGCGGCGTTGCAGCGCTGCCTTGCAGCGGGCGGGAAGGTACTGGCGTGCGGCAATGGCGGCAGCGCGGCTTCGGCACAGCACTTGGTGGCCGAACTGGTATGCCGCTTCCGCGACGACCGCCGCGCGCTGGCCGGCGTCGCGCTCACCGCCGACACGATGACGCTGACGGCCATCGGCAACGACTACGGCTACGACCGCATCTTCGCGCGCCAGGTCGAAGCACTCGGCGCGCGAGGCGACGTGCTGGTCGCGCTCAGCACCAGCGGCAATTCGCCGAGCGTGGTGGAAGCCGCGAAGATGGCGCGCACGCTGGGCTGCACCGTCGTGGCACTGACGGGCATGGACGGCGGCGCGCTGGCGCCGCTTGCGGACATCGCGCTGCGCGTGCCCTCCCGGGTCGTGGCACGCATCCAGGAAGTCCACGACGTCTGCATCCATGCGCTTGCCGAAGCAATTGAAGCGCAGGCACGCGGGGTGGCGGTACCATGAACACGCCGACGCTGGATCGTTCTTCCCTGCATGCCATCCTCGCCCGCGCGCGCGAGCTCACGGTGTGGGTCATCGGCGACATCATGCTCGATGAATACGCCGTGGGCAGCGTGGGCCGGATTTCTTTCGAGGCGCCCGTGCCCGTGCTGCGGGTCGCGAGCATCGAAGGCCGTCTCGGCGGCGCCGCCAACGTCGCGCGCCAGGTCGCGGTGCTGGGCGCGCACGTCAGTCTGGCCGGACTGGTCGGCCATGACGCGGCGGGCGAGCAGATCCTCGAACTGTGCGCGGCCTCGGGCATCGACACGCGCGCCGTGCGAAAGCTCGAAACACGCCAGACATCGCGCAAACTCCGCGCACTCGCGCGCAACCAGCAGTTGGTGCGGCTCGATTGGGAAGACGACACGCCCTGTCCCGTCGCGGAAGTGGACGCGATGCTCGAACGCCTGCGCGCGGGCCGCGCGCCCGACGTCATCATCCTCAGCGACTATGCGAAAGGCCTGCTGACGGACGCACTCCTGCACGCCGTGGCGGAAGCCGCCGCGGCGGCGGGCACCCGCGTGGTCGTGGATCCCAAGCGGCGCGACCTCGGCGCCTACCCGCGCGGCAGCGTCATGACGCCGAACCTGCGCGAACTGGAATGGGCCGCGGGAACGATGTTCGATCCCGAAGACACCGCGGCGATCGCCGCGGCGGCGCAAGCGCTCGTGGCGCAAACCGGCGCGGCGGCGCTCGTCGTCAAACGCGGGGAGCGCGGCATGCTGGTTGCGTCAGCCGGCGAACCCTGCCTGCCCATTCCTGCACGCGGCCGCACGCTGTTCGACGCCACCGGCGCGGGCGACACGGTCGTCGCGGTGCTGGCGACCGCGCTGGCGGCGAGAGCGCCGCTCGGCGATGCCGCGCGCATCGCCAATGCCGCCGCGGGCATCGTGGTCGGCAAGATCGGAACCGTCAGCGCGGAGCCCGCCGAAATCGTGGAATTCATGAGCGGCGGCAGCACCCGCAAAGTGCTGGACCGCGAAGCCCTGGCAGCGCAGGTGCGCGAATGGCGCGCGGCGGGCAAGCGCATCGTCGTCACCAACGGCTGCTTCGACCTGCTGCACGCGGGACACCTCTCGCTGCTGCACCAGGCCGCGCAATACGGAGACGTGCTCGTGCTCGCGGTCAACAGCGACGCATCCGTGCAGCGACTCAAGGGGCCCAGACGCCCGCTGATTCCCGAACACGAGCGCGCCGCGATGCTGGCCTCGCTCGCGTGCGTGGATGCCGTGACCCTGTTCGATGAAGACACGCCGCTGGCGCTGCTGCAGGCCATCCGCCCCGACGTGCTCGTGAAAGGCCAGGACTACAAGGTGGAACAGGTGGTGGGGCGCGAACTCGTGGAATCGAACGGCGGCAGCGTCGTCCTCGTGCCGCTGGTTCCGGACAAATCCACCACCGCGTTGATCGAGCGGATTGCGAAGCGGGAACCGGCTCGTTGAGCACGCTTCGACACCGACGAATGCTGCCGATCTGATGCCGTGATCGCTTACAGCCCGCACAAGGCGGGAGCAGCGCAGCGAATCCCGCCATCCGACCTTCGTCAGCCCCGCTGCGCCAGCTTGCTGGCCGCCCACTGGTTCAGGCTGACGCCCTGCTGTTCCGCCTCGCGAGCCAACCGCGCGTGCAGGCTGCGCGGCACACGTACCAGAAACTTGCCGCTGTAACTCGACACAGGGGCGGCCACGCTCGCCTTGGGAATCGTGCGTTTGGCCGCCTTGGCCGCTTGCAGCCACGCCGCGATGGCATCTTGTGCTTCACGCGCCGCTTCGGCCTCGGTTTTGCCCCACGCAGAGCAGCCGGGCAGATCCGGGGCCTCGGCGATGAAGCCCTTGTCTTCCGCCGACCAGAAGATGTTCAGTGGATAGCGGTTCATTGGATGTCTCCGTATTTCTCGATCATCGCGGCCAACTGCCGCGCCTGATACGGCGGGATGAAGCCGCCGCGGTTCTGAAAGTTCAGGCCCACCGGTTCACCCGTGCGCGCGAACGCCACATGCGAACCCGCACCGCCCTTGTGCACGAAACCCAACAGTCCGGCTGCCTTGCAGGCGTCACCGAAACGCACCTGCTTCGGGTTGGCCATGATTGCAAGCAGCAGCTTGGCCTTCGCATTCATTGGAGGATGATACTACATACGGTATCACGTTGCCTATAGTCGCCAGCTTTGTATTTGCTATGGGCGGCTTGCCAAACCGATTCCGGATTCGGGCCTCCGGCCCGCTCCGGAATGACAGTGCGATTGGCTGAGGAACGATGGTGATCAGGAACCGGAAACCAGGCAACCCGGGATTGAGCGGCTGGATGCGCTGCTGCGCTTGATTGCCGTCAGCCCGCGGTTGTCAAAGTGTCCAAGGCGGCGTTGAACGTAGCACTGGGCCGCATCGCGGCGCTGACCTTTTGCATGTCGGGGCGGTAGTAACCATCGAGATCGACGGGCTTGCCCTGCGCGCCGTTCAACTCGGCGACGATGGTTGGCTCGGCGGCTTCCAGCTTGCCGGCGAGCTTGCCGAAGACCGCCGCGAGTTCGGCGTCGTCCTGCTGGCCGGCCAGCGCGCGCGCCCAGTACATCGCGAGGTAGAAATGGCTGCCGCGGTTGTCGATCTCGCCGACCTTGCGCGCGGGCGATTTGTTGGTTTCGAGGAAGCGCCCGATGGCCTTGTCCAGCGCCTGCGCCAGCACGTTGGCGCGCGGGTTGCCGTAGGCGCGCGCGAGGTGTTCCAGCGAGGCGCCCAGCGCGAGGAATTCGCCCAGCGAATCCCAGCGCAGGTAATCCTCGGCCACGAACTGCTGCACGTGCTTCGGCGCGCTGCCGCCCGCGCCGGTTTCGAACAGGCCACCGCCCGCCATCAGCGGGACGATCGACAGCATCTTCGCGCTGGTGCCGAGCTCCATGATCGGGAACAGGTCGGTGAGGTAATCGCGCAGCACGTTGCCGGTGACCGAGATGGTGTCCTCGCCCTTGCGGATGCGCGCGAGCGAAAACCGCATCGCGTCCTCGGGCGAAATGATGCGGATGTCGAGGCCCTTGGTGTCGTGATCCTTCAGATAGCGCTCGACCTTCTTGATGATTTCGGCGTCGTGGCCGCGCTGCGGATCCAGCCAGAACACCGCGGGCGTGTTCGACAGGCGCGCGC encodes the following:
- a CDS encoding HAD superfamily hydrolase, whose amino-acid sequence is MEMQSEIAMSFSARHVILDRDGVLNVERSDGGYIEDWSQWRWTPGALEGLGMLGAAGVHLSIATNQAGVGRGLISRETLDAIHRHMLDEAAQAGAVIQQVFVCPHAPEDGCACRKPAPGLLLSAINAAGIPANATIVVGDDLRDLEAARAACVAAVLVRTGKGRLAEAAAARAGVPVFDDLRAFALAFVAPSRLVFEGTP
- a CDS encoding ADP-L-glycero-D-manno-heptose-6-epimerase → MILVTGGAGFIGSNIVAALSARGVLVAVCDFFGDEGKWRNLAKSELCDIVHPERLDAWLEQHADRLDAVVHMGAVSATDATDADLVLRTNFGLSWQLWQWCARHGKRFLYASSAATYGGGQLGYDDDGSPAALAKLRPLNLYGWSKHLFDRRVARAVADGEALPAQWAGLKFFNVYGPNEYHKGKMQSVVAHAYPVAAAGNEVGLFKSYRDGIADGEQKRDFIFVDDCVDVVLWLLDHPAVNGLFNVGTGQARSFADLIRALFAALDRPVRIRYKDMPDAIRDHYQYFTQARMTRLREAGFTQPFKPIEEGVRIYVQQYLSQADSYR
- a CDS encoding heptose 7-phosphate kinase/heptose 1-phosphate adenyltransferase, translating into MNTPTLDRSSLHAILARARELTVWVIGDIMLDEYAVGSVGRISFEAPVPVLRVASIEGRLGGAANVARQVAVLGAHVSLAGLVGHDAAGEQILELCAASGIDTRAVRKLETRQTSRKLRALARNQQLVRLDWEDDTPCPVAEVDAMLERLRAGRAPDVIILSDYAKGLLTDALLHAVAEAAAAAGTRVVVDPKRRDLGAYPRGSVMTPNLRELEWAAGTMFDPEDTAAIAAAAQALVAQTGAAALVVKRGERGMLVASAGEPCLPIPARGRTLFDATGAGDTVVAVLATALAARAPLGDAARIANAAAGIVVGKIGTVSAEPAEIVEFMSGGSTRKVLDREALAAQVREWRAAGKRIVVTNGCFDLLHAGHLSLLHQAAQYGDVLVLAVNSDASVQRLKGPRRPLIPEHERAAMLASLACVDAVTLFDEDTPLALLQAIRPDVLVKGQDYKVEQVVGRELVESNGGSVVLVPLVPDKSTTALIERIAKREPAR
- a CDS encoding D-sedoheptulose 7-phosphate isomerase, which encodes MTVQAIFAEHDAVMRESAALLAQPLDEAIAALQRCLAAGGKVLACGNGGSAASAQHLVAELVCRFRDDRRALAGVALTADTMTLTAIGNDYGYDRIFARQVEALGARGDVLVALSTSGNSPSVVEAAKMARTLGCTVVALTGMDGGALAPLADIALRVPSRVVARIQEVHDVCIHALAEAIEAQARGVAVP